The genomic window GATCCCTAATTGGACATATTCgtgtgtaaaaggagcgggtcggtgtgacttgtaaatagtgttaaatacggtctctgtcactcagctgacggagcatgcttctttggctcagtcggtagagccgtagatttccaccccggagacccgggttcgattcctgttatttgtgttctactttcactttcaatcTGTTATCTCTCTTCTCATTGGCTACTTTAAATTTCTGTTCTCTATTCTCAATGGTCTTTTCTGGTATAAATTCCGACTTTCTGTTTCTCTCGAGTAGTCTGGACAAAGCTCCGAGAGCTGGTCAGACTCTCTTTCTCCTTTCTTTCTGTCTATTTCCTGACTTGTCCGCACGTGAGGTGGGTGTGTTGTTCCTCTGTTCTATTTGTAATATGTGTCCGtgtgcacagggacctggcacgatttttttaaactaacagtatacatatatatatatatatattatagtatcaagggtatgaactcggctgTCGAGAAAAACatacctatttttttaaaaccgtgattattttaataaatgggttctatacaacattgacggatatcttatattaaagagaaataatctatctttccattgagtgcttgatggaCAAAGTTGACCAAGTATTggcgaagttatggcttgatgaatcgggaaatttacgaaaaatatgctaggtagacatttccctgtccggtcaaaatgtcgtctcggctctaatgggcacctcaaaaaccaagccaaaatcacaaaatctacgcttgtggtggtaaacagtacccataactgtgttcatccacaatctcctttggaggtgtcatgacccgtactttgtagaaactccatttaaacatcgtgtagctcacttactttcaTCAAgcatgatattttcgcgatttttttTGGAAACATCCAGATGGTCGCTGAAATATCCTCCATGAAATAATTACTAAGTATGagatatcaataaattaaatatactttttagTCAGAATGTAATATTTGGATTAATTGAGATATCTTTTGTTCACAGTAGCCTGCAAAACTTAGTAAAGCATGATTtgataatatatgtattatatatatatcaatgtgcaTCACTTTTATCACCCTATAAAAAACCTAAGCATTTCTACAGAAGATAGACTTCTGCAGACTGCAAATTGTTTGAGAGAATGCGAATGTTATACTATAACTGAAGAACAATGAGAAATTGTTAAAAGTTTTGCTGATTTTGAAATTTCGTTAACTTATATACAGTAAACCTCCAGATAGTTTGGACACGCAATTTTCCCAGAAAAACAGTAATTTTATAGCtatactttttataatatattctaCTTCGGAAAGgttcgattttttttaactggataatttgatactttttaaatatatatatattcttttaagTGTCTCGTAAGTCAGATCTGTCTGGGCATTTTTATTCTAATTggtaaattatttatcatgGCTGTTTTTTACCctgttgtaaaaatgtgtgacactccaataaataaaatattgtatcgtattattgtattgtaataaaattttcatacatgtacatgttatgcGTAAATGATACCCTTATGGAATAAGTACAGTCGCACAGATGAAATTCACaggtaaaacacaggtaaatccaGGTTTACTtctctgaaatagactataatccTTGTCATAACAATCAgtttataaaaagtgggcaaatggagatacagccATTATGAGTACCGCTGGAAATATCAATTATCACAGTATGACACTATTTAACGCCGTACGGAAATAACAAATCGGCACAGGTGTACTTAAATACTGTTTCAAAAAAAGAACAAGGAGACGAATTGATAAATTCtaaacggattttttttttaaattattaaatattctgATTTTAATTAAACTCAATGTTCTAGATTATCCCATAAATAACCCAAACGTAatctaaataatttatttcttatacGTGTATTATCCAACCATTAACTCCATCCCCCCCCttctataaatattttcaaacatacaaatacatgtgaTATAGATACAAATGCATTGAAATATGACCAATATTTACGATAAGCCGTGATATATATTCTAATTGCCTGATACATCGTACGTTATGTGTTAGAAGATTGCGAAAGTATGAAATTGTATGCCAGTTAAGACTTCAACTTTCACATTTACCACTGTATTAAAaccatatatacaaaaatacaaacgTATTGTCATCCCTGATAcatcaaatttcaaaattatgatatttttagtTTCTACGTATAGTAAGTTCATATGAAGGAAGTTTTGCTACGTGATAATTTCTGCATCATGCAGATTCAGAAAACTTCCAATAGGTTAAACATGCAAACCTCTCATTAACATTTCTCATGATAGAGAGGtctaatttttttgtaaatacaCACATTAATAATCCTATACAAAGTGTCTCTCGTGTCATAGCAGAGTTTTaatcactttatttttaaattctGGTTTCTAGTAGAACTTGttacaattgtatataaaaaCCCATAGACTATTCGGGACGACTGCCGTGATATCAAATCCAATTAATTTATATTCGCAGCTCTTGTCGGATCTCaatctcatttttttttattctcaatGCGCGCTACGAGAAAATAGAAGGCAATAGAATATTTCTTCCTTTACACTATCGCTTCAACCTGCGCAACACTAAATAACTTGGCTGGGTCATTTATTCCCACTGtggaaagaaatattttatttttaattgaatacTGTTGCGTAAAACACATGTGGACAacacttttataaatttttactgaaataattattttgttgtgaAATTGGTTTCAGTCCCACTCACTGCCAAACATGTAGTTTTTGCTATTTCTTTAAGCTTACCTGTTGGAAACAGTTCGCTAGAATTTCTCATAATTTTCCTCAATCATATAAATAACGTTTTAATAAATTCGTGTGAGGTTAGGATTGGAGTGAATTAACTGATCTGAGTCAATTTTAAcagagttaaaaaaaataaaaatacatctTTAACTTACTAAAGTTGATTTATATAAAGCCATGTCATCAGAAGACTTAAGCCTCAATGTAGGGTTAATGTGCAATGCATATACAAAGGGAAACACCATGttattatgattttgtttcctGTGGTAAAACCTTTGTTTTGCTTTACTTAAATCTTTAGACAATGTTGAATTCAATGGTATTCGATTCCAAACATAGCATGCAGCTGAGTTTTTCTAGTGAATCTAGGAAAACTACACACTAGGATGAGGGATATAAATTAAATAGTAATCGTACCAAATCCCAACCCACACCCACCTGTTATGTTTTTccgttttgttttatatatggaAATGTTTAACTTGAcgattaaaaaaatcatttttattcttattacAATTCGAAAAACGAATATGTAACTAATGTTTGTACGTTTGTCTGCcctattttgaataattttcacaGCTCAATTCAcgaaaccttatggtttttcaAAAGATTACTGAAGGAAACTTCCGTCCAGTTATGACACATTAtgacatataactttaagaaaaagaaacacaaATTATTGGCAAACATTCAACTTTTACTGAACTCGCATATAATGCAAAACATAAAATgcaattaagatatttaaaaatctTTCTCGATTGTATGTTTTCcgattatatattgttttgtatacctaatattttgaaaatgatacaCAGGATGCCATCAAGGTAAACAATTATTTAAGATTTAAAGATTAGCCCAAACTAACCCAAGCCTTTTTTTACGGTcagatcctgcctttttagagccGATACTGCCCtataaagtccgatcctgccgaaataaagtccgatcctgcctttttaagagTCCGgtcctgcctttttaaggtcCGATCCTGGCCATTTaaaaagtccgatcctgccttttttaGAGGCCGATCCTGCCCTTTTTTGAGGCcaatcctgcctttttaagtccgatcctgccttttttcAAGTCCGATCATCTGCCTTTGGttagtccgatcctgcctttttaaggcCCGATTTTGCCTtataagagtccgatcctgccgaaataaagtccgatcctgcctttttagaggccaatcctgcctttttaaagtccgatcctgcctttttcaAGTCCGATCCtacctttttagagtccgatcctgccttattaatgtccgatcctgcctttttaaagtccgatcctgccgaaataatgTCCGATCCCGCcttattagagtccgatcctgccttattaatgtccgatcctgcctttttaatgtccgatcctgccttattacagtccgatcctgcctttttcaagtccgatcctgcctttttaaagtccgatcctgcctttttcaAGTCCGATCCTACCTTTTTATAAAAAGCCGAAAacatcctgcctttttaaagtccgatcctgccgaaataatgtccgatcctgccttattagagtccgatcctgcctttttaaggtccgatcctgcctttttcaagtccgatcctgcctttttcaagtccgatcctgcctttttagaggcCGATCCTGCTTTTTTGTTtaatgtccgatcctgcctttatTACAGTCCCGATCCTTCCTTTTATAAAGTACGATCCTGCCTTTGTAGAgaccgatcctgccttattagagtccgatcctgcctttttagagtccgatcctgcctttttcaagtccgatcctgcctttttaaagtccgatcctgcctttttcaagtccgatcctgcctttttaaagcccgatcctgcctttttaaagtccgatcctaccgaaataatgtccgatcctgtcttattagagtccgatcctgcctttttaaggtccgatcctgcctttttaaagtccgatcctgcctttataaggtccgatcctgcctttttcaAGTCcaatcctgcctttttagagtccgatcctgccttattaatgtccgatcctgccttattacagtccgatcctgccttattaatgtccgatcctgccttattacagtccgatcctgcctttttaaagtccgatcctgcctttttagagccGATACTGCCCTATaaagagtccgatcctgccgaaataaagtccgatcctggCCTTTTAAGAGTCCCGgtcctgcctttttaaggtccgatcctgccatttttaaagtccgatcctccTAGAGGCCGATCCTAGCCTTTTTAGAGGCCAATCCTAATCCTTTTTaaggtccgatcctgcctttttcaagtccgatcctgccttttttaaagtccgatcctgcctttttaagcccgatcctgcctttaaagagtccgatcctgccgaaataaagtccgatcctgcctttttagaggccgatcctgccttttttaaaagtccgatcctgcctttttctccgatcctgcctttttaaagtccgatcctgccttttttaaagtccgatcctgcctttttagagtccgatcctgcctttttagagtccgatcctgccttattagagtccgatcctgcctttttcaagtccgatcctgcctttttaaagtccgatcctgcctttttcaagtccgatcctgcctttttagagtccgatcctgcctttttagagtccgatcctgcctaagtccgatcctgcctttttaaagtccgatcctgcctttttcaagtccgatcctgcctttttagagtccgatcctgcctttttaagtccgatcctgcctttttaaagtccgatcctgccgaaataatgTCCGATCCCGCCTgattagagtccgatcctgccttattaatgtccgatcctgcctttttaaagtcctaTTCTGCCGAAAtaatgtccgatcctgccttattagagtccTATTCTGCCGAAAtaatgtccgatcctgccttattacagtccgatcctgcctttttaaagtccgatcctgcctttttcaagtccgatcctgcctttttagagtccgatcctgcctttttaaagtccgatcctgcctttttatagcccgatcctgcctttttaaagtccgatcctgccgaaataatgtccgatcctgccttattagagtccgatcctgcctttttaaggtccgatcctgcctttttcaagtccgatcctgcctttttcaagtccgatcctgcctttttagaggccgatcctgcctttttaatgtccgatcctgccttattacaGTCCGATCCTTCCTTTTTAAAGTACGATCCTGCCTTTGTAGAgaccgatcctgccttattagagtccgatcctgcctttttagagtccgatcctgcctttttaaagtccgatcctgccttatgagagtccgatcctgccgaaataaagtccgatcctgcctttttaaagcccgatcctgcctttttaaagtccgatcctgccgaaataatgtccgatcctgccttattagagtccgatcctgcctttttaaggtccgatcctgcctttttaaagtccgatcctgcctttttaaagtccgatcctgccttattaaagtccgatcctgccgaaataaagtccgatcctgcctttttagagtccgatcctgcctttttaatgtccg from Argopecten irradians isolate NY unplaced genomic scaffold, Ai_NY scaffold_0074, whole genome shotgun sequence includes these protein-coding regions:
- the LOC138311636 gene encoding cylicin-2-like — translated: MRRGDEPPMLDYIEMRRGDEPPMLDYIEMRRGDEPPMLDYIEMRRGDGPPASYGSIGSKKAGSDFKKAGSDCNKAGSDINKAGSDCNKAGSDINKAGSDSKKAGLDLKKAGSDLIKAGSDFKKAGSDLKKVGSDLKKAGSDFKKAGSDLKKAGSDCNKAGSDIKKAGSDINKAGSDSNKAGSDIISAGSDFKKAGSDINKAGSDSKKVGSDLKKAGSDFKKAGLASKKAGSDFISAGSDSYKAKSGLKKAGSD